One window from the genome of Tachypleus tridentatus isolate NWPU-2018 chromosome 11, ASM421037v1, whole genome shotgun sequence encodes:
- the LOC143231286 gene encoding anoctamin-4-like: MAWLLWVYKKWSVHKKGECVHENLAPTQWESDYNLINQEELGFFGEYLEMVLQFGFVTIFVVAFPLAPLFALLNNITEIRLDARKFITFLRRPVAERVKNIGIWYRILNSVGKISVITNVSTENYEQCLYLFLILTVSNITYIDYSDKGILHTHV; the protein is encoded by the exons ATGGC ATGGCTATTGTGGGTTTACAAGAAGTGGTCAGTGCATAAAAAGGGTGAGTGTGTTCATGAAAACCTTGCACCCACTCAGTGGGAGAGTGACTACAACTTAATAAACCAAGAAGAATTGGGTTTTTTTGGTGAATATCTTGAAATGG TGTTGCAGTTTGGATTTGTCACAATTTTTGTGGTTGCATTTCCTCTGGCACCATTATTTGCTTTACTAAACAACATCACAGAAATCAGGCTCGATGCTAGGAAGTTTATCACTTTCTTACGACGACCTGTTGCAGAAAGAGTTAAGAACATTG GAATATGGTACAGAATTCTTAATTCTGTTGGAAAGATTTCTGTCATCACAAATGTAAGTACAGAGAATTATGAGCAATGTTTGTACTTGTTCTTAAtactaactgttagtaatatcaCATACATTGATTACAGTGATAAAGGAATACTTCATACACATGTATGA